The stretch of DNA CCCACGCGCTTCCTCAGTGAGAAGCTTGATGACACTCGTTTCCACCTTCTGCGACATCGAACGGGCCAACTCCTTGAAGCTTGTCAAACCACTGACAGGCAGAGGCAGCTTGTCCTGTTCAAGCACTACCGAGCCTTTGCCTTGCAGCTTCTGGATATATCCATTTTGAGATAATAGCTGCAACGCTTTTCTCACTGTTTCCCGGGATGTTGCAAATCTTTCCGTCAATTCATTTTCAGAGGGCAGCAATTGCCCTGCCCTGATTTTCTCCGTCTGAATTTCTTTAGCCAATAAATCATAGATTGCTTGAAATTTCTTCTCCATCCCATCAGGCCTTTACGCTTTACTATGATAAATGACCGCTTCGTACGGGCGAAGCCGAATCTGTCTGTATTCCGATGGACTATCCTGATAATTGGAAAGCAGGATTTCAGCTTTTGCCGTTTGTTCTTTCGGATAGGAAAATTCGGCTTCCTCTCCGAAGAAATTCGCAACGACCAACAGTTTCTCACCGTTCCACCTTCGCTCATAACAGAAGATGCGCTCATCATCCATACATAACGGTTCATAATCTCCATGGGTAATGATAGCATACTCCTTCCGTAATCGAATCAGCTTTTGATAGTGATAAAAGATGGAATCCCCATCCTGGAGTGCTTTTTCCACATTGATGTCCGGATAGTTCGATGCGGCTTCAATCCATGGCTTCCCTTCAGTGAATCCGGCATTTTTTGAGCCATTCCATTGCATCGGGGTCCTCGAATTATCCCTGGAGCGAAGCTGGATGATCCGCAGCACCTGTTCCTCTGCCATTCCCGATTCTCTTAATGCCAGATAAGCATTATGTGTCTCGACATCCTTATAATCATCCAGCTTTGAGAATTTCGGATCTGTCATCCCTATCTCTTCTCCCTGATAGATATAAGGAGTCCCTTGCATCATATGGAGCACGGTTGCCAGCATCTTGGCGGATTCTTTCCTCCATCGACCGTCATCACCGAATCTGCTGACAATACGAGGCTGATCGTGGTTGCACCAGAAAAGCGCATTCCAGCCGCCCACTTCCTGCATACCGATTTGCCAATCAGATAAAATCTGCTTCAATTTGATGAATTCCAGTTTACCATCAGTCCATTTCCTTCCGTTTTCATAATCCACCTTCAGATGGTGAAATTGGAACGTCATATCCAATTCCTCGGCATCGGGTTTCGTATACTGCTGGCAGGCAGCCAAACTCGTGGATGACATCTCGCCGACTGTCACCAAGTCATGCGGAGCAAACACTGCTTGATTCATCTCATGCATAAATTCGTGGATACGGGGGCCATCTGTATAATATCCCTTGCCATATTGACCATCCGGAGCATTCCGATCATCAGGAAAGCTCTGTACTTTTGACACTAGATTGATGACATCCAGCCGGAACCCATCAAGACCCTTTTCGGCCCAAAAATTCATCATCTTAAATAAGTCTTGCCGTACCTTTTCGTTTTCCCAGTTAAGGTCAGCTTGGGTCTTGTCGAACAAGTGTAAGTAATACTGATTCGTATGTTCCTCCAATGACCAGGCACTGCCGCCAAACTTGGATACCCAATTGTTCGGCTCGGCGCCATTTTTGGAATCCCGCCAAATGTAATAGTCGCGATATGGATTATCGATCGAGGAACTTGCCTGGCGGAACCATTCGTGATCGGTCGATGTATGGTTAATCACTATATCCATCATCAATTTCATATCACGATCATGCAATTCGCTGATTAACCGTTCCACATCTTCCATCGTGCCGTATGCTGGCTCGATCCTGTAATAATCGCTGATATCATATCCATTGTCTTTCTGCGGTGATTGATAGATAGGGGTCAGCCACACCATATCCACACCCAGCTCCTTCAGATAATCAAGCTTCCCGATGATACCTTGTAAATCTCCCACTCCATTGCCTGTCGTATCAAGGAAGCTTTTTGGATAGATTTGATAAACCGTACTTCTTTTCCACCATGGTTCGTGCATTATCACTTCTCCTCCTGTTTACACATTCCTTTTCTTTTTCGCCACTAAATAGGTTGTGACGAATGGCACAACAATGACAATCACCATCCCGATAGCAAATGCTCCCCAGCTTCCGGGAAGAATCGAAAAGATACCCGGCACGCCTCCGATCCCCACCGAGCTAGCCTCCACGCCTCTCCAGGCAATGAACATTCCAGCTATGGCCGAAGCTCCCAGTGCCAGGAAGAAGGGGTAGCGAAAACGCAGGTTGACACCGAATACCGCTGGTTCCGTGACACCGAGCCAAGCGCTGATCCAGGATGTCAGCGACAATCCGCGCAGCTTCTCATCCTTTGTTGCCAGCATCACACCAAGTGTGGCTGACCCTTGCGATATATTGGACAAGGCTAATATCGGCCAGAGGAATGTGGCACCTGTATTGGCGATCAGCTGTAGATCGAGCGCCAGGAATGTGTGATGCAAACCGGTAACGACCAATGCTCCGTATAATGCCCCGTACAGCAAACCACCAAGCGGGGCGACCATATCAAAAACAGCAACGAATCCATCAGTGATGGCATTTCCGACGATGAACATGATCGGGCCGATCACGACGAAACTCACAATTCCAGTAAGCAGGAGCGCCACAGGAGCTACAATGAGGAGCTGGAAACTGTCAGCCACTTTACGCCGCAGGAATATTTCTATCTTTGCCAGCACCCATGCTGCAAATAGTACCGGCAGGACCTGCCCTTGATATCCGACACGCTGGATTTCCAGTCCAAACAGATTCCAGACCGGTGCATTTCCTTCCAGGGCCGCACTGGCATAATCAGTCGGATTCAATAGGGATGGATGGATCAAGGCCAATCCCAGCACCATACCGAGCAGCGGACTGCCGCCGAACTTTTTGACAGCCGACCAGCCGATCAAAGCCGGCAGGAAGGCAAACGCCGTGTTAGCGATTACATAAATCATATCGGCAATGCCTGCCCACTGCGGATAAACCTGTATGATCGATGCTCCATCGAAGATGATGCCTTCATTATTCAAGATGTTATGAATGCCCAGCAAAAGACCCGCTGTGACGATGGCTGGCAAAATCGGGATGAAAATATCGCCAAGTGTTTTCAACGCTCGCTGCAGCGGGTTCCCTTTACCGCTTACAGATTCTTTGACCTCCTCTTTGGTGGATTCGCCGATATCGGCAACCCGGATGAAATCCTTGTATACTTTATCAACCGTACCTTGTCCGATGACAACCTGATACTGGTTATTTGCCGAAAAAGACCCTTTTACAACATCGATCTTCTGCAATGCCTCTTTGTCCACTTTTCCTTCATCCATCAACGCTAACCGCAGCCGCGTGACACAATGCGTCGCAGCTTGGACGTTCCCTTTGCCGCCAAGGGCCGCCAGTATTTCCTCCGCCTGCTGTTTTAAATCCACTTCGGACACCTCACCTTTTGTATGATGTAAGCGAATACATTTTCATCATAACTTGTATATACAAGTCATGCAAGCTATTACTACCATTCTATACCCCAAGATTCCACTCTGGATTATTGAATTTTGTCGTAGTAAAATGGAAAAGTATTTGTAAACGTTTTTACTTGGCACACTAATTCTCAAATTCGCAGACAAAAGTTGAGGGTAATCATGCATACATACAAACCTTACTATCATTTTTCCCGGGAAGCGTGGGCTGCTCTTTCGGAAACTGAAACACCGCCCCTGACGCAATCAGAACTTGAAGAAATCCGCGGAATCAATACACGGATTTCCCTGCCCGAGGTGGAGAGTGCTTATATGCCGCTGACGAAGCTCATTTCTTTTTATCTTGAAGCGGCAGAAACACTCCACGCCAAAGCAGGTGCTTTCCTTGGAACAAGCGAGAAAAAAGTACCTTTCATAATCGGCATCGCTGGAAGCGTGGCAGTCGGCAAAAGTACAATTGCACGATTGCTTCAATTACTGCTTTCCCGTGTACTGCCTCATAAGAAAACGGAGCTCGTGACGACAGATGGCTTCCTTTATCCGAATGCAGTCTTGCAGGAAAAACAGCTGATGAAACGGAAAGGTTTCCCGGAGAGCTATGATATCAAGGCATTGATCGATTTCATGGGGCAGGTGAAGGCGGGCACGACGAATATCATGGGCCCGCAGTACTCCCATCTAACCTATGATGTCCTGCCGGAGCAGGCAGAATTGGTATCCGATCCAGACATCCTGATCGTCGAAGGAGTGAATGTGCTGCAAGTGAAGGAAGAATATCAGTTCTTCGTCAGCGACTTCTTCGATTTCTCGATATATATCGATGCCGAAGAAACCAACATCGAGAAGTGGTATAAGGAACGCTTCCTTATGCTGCGGGCAACGGCATTCCAGGATCCGAAATCCTATTTCCGCCATTATGCGGAAGTTTCCCTTGAAGAAGCACTGAAATCAGCGGATACGATATGGAAAGAGATCAATGCAAAGAATCTGCACGAAAACATCCTGCCGACTAAAGGCCGTTCCGATCTCATCCTCCGCAAGGGAAATAATCACGAAGTCGAAGACGTATATTTACGTAAACTCTGAAGCGAAAGGGGTCTTTTTCCGTCATGCCGGATATATACCACCGTATTTCCAGTCAGCGGGAGCAGATGTCAAAGTCCCAAAAGAAAATTGCTAATTTCATCATCGAACATCCGAATCAAGCACCCTTCCTCAATGTGGAAGGCTTGGCGAATGCAGCAGGGGTCAGTGATGCGACAATCGTACGCTTTGCCGCTTTTATGGGGTATCGCGGCTTTCCCGAGATGCAGCTCGCCTTGCAGAATGCCATGCAGGAGCAGCTGAATGCAACGGAACGATTCAAGCATCCTTCGGAGGAAATCGAGACAGAGGATCAGGATTTATATGCCATCTTCCTGCGTGACCAAGCGAATATCCAGGAAACGATGGAGGGAATCGATATGCAAGCATTCCATGAAGCTGCCGATACAGTCATCAATTCCAAACGAATCTTCATCCTGGCGAATCGGAGTGCAGTCAGTGTAGCGGATTTGCTGCATTATCATCTCTCCTTCATATTCGAGAATGTG from Terribacillus sp. FSL K6-0262 encodes:
- the treC gene encoding alpha,alpha-phosphotrehalase; translation: MHEPWWKRSTVYQIYPKSFLDTTGNGVGDLQGIIGKLDYLKELGVDMVWLTPIYQSPQKDNGYDISDYYRIEPAYGTMEDVERLISELHDRDMKLMMDIVINHTSTDHEWFRQASSSIDNPYRDYYIWRDSKNGAEPNNWVSKFGGSAWSLEEHTNQYYLHLFDKTQADLNWENEKVRQDLFKMMNFWAEKGLDGFRLDVINLVSKVQSFPDDRNAPDGQYGKGYYTDGPRIHEFMHEMNQAVFAPHDLVTVGEMSSTSLAACQQYTKPDAEELDMTFQFHHLKVDYENGRKWTDGKLEFIKLKQILSDWQIGMQEVGGWNALFWCNHDQPRIVSRFGDDGRWRKESAKMLATVLHMMQGTPYIYQGEEIGMTDPKFSKLDDYKDVETHNAYLALRESGMAEEQVLRIIQLRSRDNSRTPMQWNGSKNAGFTEGKPWIEAASNYPDINVEKALQDGDSIFYHYQKLIRLRKEYAIITHGDYEPLCMDDERIFCYERRWNGEKLLVVANFFGEEAEFSYPKEQTAKAEILLSNYQDSPSEYRQIRLRPYEAVIYHSKA
- the coaA gene encoding type I pantothenate kinase, which translates into the protein MHTYKPYYHFSREAWAALSETETPPLTQSELEEIRGINTRISLPEVESAYMPLTKLISFYLEAAETLHAKAGAFLGTSEKKVPFIIGIAGSVAVGKSTIARLLQLLLSRVLPHKKTELVTTDGFLYPNAVLQEKQLMKRKGFPESYDIKALIDFMGQVKAGTTNIMGPQYSHLTYDVLPEQAELVSDPDILIVEGVNVLQVKEEYQFFVSDFFDFSIYIDAEETNIEKWYKERFLMLRATAFQDPKSYFRHYAEVSLEEALKSADTIWKEINAKNLHENILPTKGRSDLILRKGNNHEVEDVYLRKL
- a CDS encoding MurR/RpiR family transcriptional regulator, which gives rise to MPDIYHRISSQREQMSKSQKKIANFIIEHPNQAPFLNVEGLANAAGVSDATIVRFAAFMGYRGFPEMQLALQNAMQEQLNATERFKHPSEEIETEDQDLYAIFLRDQANIQETMEGIDMQAFHEAADTVINSKRIFILANRSAVSVADLLHYHLSFIFENVEIVEPSDRAIDQISTIREEDALIALSFVRYSNHTLRLFQMAKDRGAKAIAITDGLSSPLLTAADYSFMASSKSPSLTHSLTAPISLIHAFIALIGKEKADDVKKRLRTIEQAWRDFKVFSNFKPPTS
- the treP gene encoding PTS system trehalose-specific EIIBC component, which translates into the protein MDLKQQAEEILAALGGKGNVQAATHCVTRLRLALMDEGKVDKEALQKIDVVKGSFSANNQYQVVIGQGTVDKVYKDFIRVADIGESTKEEVKESVSGKGNPLQRALKTLGDIFIPILPAIVTAGLLLGIHNILNNEGIIFDGASIIQVYPQWAGIADMIYVIANTAFAFLPALIGWSAVKKFGGSPLLGMVLGLALIHPSLLNPTDYASAALEGNAPVWNLFGLEIQRVGYQGQVLPVLFAAWVLAKIEIFLRRKVADSFQLLIVAPVALLLTGIVSFVVIGPIMFIVGNAITDGFVAVFDMVAPLGGLLYGALYGALVVTGLHHTFLALDLQLIANTGATFLWPILALSNISQGSATLGVMLATKDEKLRGLSLTSWISAWLGVTEPAVFGVNLRFRYPFFLALGASAIAGMFIAWRGVEASSVGIGGVPGIFSILPGSWGAFAIGMVIVIVVPFVTTYLVAKKKRNV